In the genome of Brachypodium distachyon strain Bd21 chromosome 3, Brachypodium_distachyon_v3.0, whole genome shotgun sequence, the window GGCTGGGGTCATTGGGGTTGATGGTGCGGCGGGAGGACGAAGGGGGTTGGTACTTTAGGTGATTAACGCTGGGGGTTTTCACAAATTAGCAGGGCTGGGTTCGCTGGTCTGCGGGcgtgtttttgcaaaaattccACACTTGAATCTCTAACCGCTAGATAGACATCCAAAGGTTGACGTCCCACGGACACACGGGTGCACCAAGCCATGTGGATTCACACGATATGTTGCCTCGTTTTTATGTGTCATCTATACTATACTAGACACTAGTTATCAAAGTTGcaaaagtttgaccaaaaGAATTCTGCTTCCTCAGTTACAAAATACAAGACGTATAACTGTCAAACTtgttaaagtttgaccaagtttatagaaaaaaccAACAACATGTAAAGTCTCAAATCAAGATCACTAAATCtgtcatatatattttcatagtgtaTTCATTTGAAATAGTAGATGTTAATATTTTTGCCGGTAAGCTTGGTCAAAGTCTAGAAAGTTTGACCCTCAACAAAAGTTATGCGCCCTATATTTGGAagcagagggagtatatgttaaCTCATTTAGGGGCCAGagagtattatttttattaagtTACTAAACCACAAGGACTgcaaaatcaagaaaaatgGAGGCATTGAAATTAACGGAGGTCATAACGATGATCAACGCACCAGTGTGTCTGGTACCAGATAGATTTAgcaagaaaaatattaaaggAAATAAGTGTAATAAAGGATACACCCCAATTAAGAGATACAAAACTAATAAAAATGATGACAAAAATGTCATACCAATTTGAAGATTCTAATAAGTAATAACAAAAAcccaaaataaaaaggaagaagTGGACAGTAAATTTTGTTCGACAATTGACGAGGACAAATAAAACACTGAGAGCTGAAACACTAGAACCAGACTTCCCAATATCATCTTTTAAAGAGTCTTAACACGAGCAAGAACTGTGAAAATAAAGTTTTGACGCACGAGCAATAACTGCGTCTGAAGTTAAGTAAACATTTACTGCTACTAAGATAAGTATTAGAAATTTATTTGCATACCAAGACCAATGCGCTCTCCAATTTGAAGATCTTCCCAAGGTATTTCATATTCAGCCACATCATCCATAACAGAACTTATTGTTTTTATACTAGAACAGCTCAACTTGTCCAAATTCGCGCTGCTACTTCTTGATATGTTTACCAATGAATCTTCACCAAACCTTTGGCCCTCACTGGAAATAGCATCTAAATTTCTGACAATTGCTTCTGTATTTTCTACAGGGTATTGAACATCTTCATAAGATGCCAACGAAGAATATTCAGTTGCAGAACCTTTCGGTAAACTCTGACTTGTTTGAGCAACTAGCAACCATCCAGCGGTATCTTGATCTTCAAGAGAGGTGGTTTTACTCATTTCCATTGTGTTACTGGTGTCATGACTATTTTGACCAGATAATAAACCAGTCGGTAGCAAAGCACCACCTTCCAGGAGCAAGTCATGCAAATTTTGTGTGAACTGCGGGTCCACTCCTTCAGGCACTGAATACCTGGAGGTGTCATGCACTTTCATTTGCTGAGAAGTATCATCGGATCGGCCATCACCAGAGATAGTGTGTTGTTTAAGTGGGTTCTCTGTGTGAGATCTATCTTCCAAATGTGGACTTGTAAGCCCAAGGACAGAGCTGCGATCAGATGAATTTCCGCCAGTTTCATTTCTGCTCTCATATACACCATTAACCTGCTCAAGAGCTATGCATAGTTCTGCGACACTCTCTTCAATGGCATCACTGCTTAGTTGACTGTTGTTGGAATCCTGAAATTGACTGGCAGAAATCTCTGAAGGGATTAACGTGCCTGGAGCTCCCATCAAGTCAACAATATATTCAGCACTGCAACAGGTCCATAAGGTTAACTTCCATACGCCAATAATACCCATAATTAAATACCCTAAGATCGAATATGGGAAGATAATAGAGAAATCATACAAGAAGATACCTGTCAAAGTCAATTTTAACAAAGTTAATAGCTCCTTCATCTGTTCCAGTATAGCATATTCCTTTGACAAGCTTGCATGGCAGATTAACTCGGTCAGCTAGTACCTGAAACCAATTCGACCAGTTGTTTTCCTTGCTCAGAGGAACCTACTGAACGGCAAGCTTTCCATTATGAAAGGCAATAAAAACTCAAAATCCTCCTAAAGCATCCCTTTCATCAACTATGCATCTGATGCATCAAACTCATGATCCCCCGATGCAATGATGAACTAGACTAACTAGGTTGGATTGCCATAACTTCCACACTAGTTATCCCGAGTGTTAAGTGACTAATCATCCAAACTAGATAATTTCAACAGCAGTTACATGATGAGAGTATAAATTATGTGATGAGTGGAAATTATCAACAATGCACCCTTTTCGCATTTGCTACAATTGATATTGCATAACGTAGTAGGTTAATGAGGAGATGAAACACACAACACAGAGGTACTAACCTTGAAAAGCAGAGATCTGTGGCGCGAGAGCCCAATGCGAAGTGAACCAAGAGGAAGGGCAATACTGTTTAGCTCAGCACAGAGGTCGCGGCTCTTTTTGTTCCATTCCCTGTTCATCCTGTCAGCATCCTCCACCGGACCACCCATGGCATCAACTACTAGGGTTGCAATCTCCTGCACAAGCTCAGCTGAGGCGACTCCACCACGTTTCGCCCTACTTTGTGCAGCGATCGCCATAACCTGCCCCTCGAGTCGCTTCAACACGGGATCACGCTCCCGGTTCACCAAAATGGCCACATAAGCAACATCTCGCCCTACAGGGACCGCCCTGAGGCTGCTGAAGGACGGGAATTTGACCTGGAAGCCCGGATCCAAGGGAGCGCCGCACACGTCGTAGAAGCCGTCCCAGAGCTTCTCGTCGTAGTTGACGACGTTGTGGTTCCAGTAGCGGGCGGAGAGGGCTTCCATGGTGGTCCGGTCCCCGGGCGCGGCCGCGGGGCCGCCCAGGCTGATGCGCTCGGCCGCGCGCATCTGGACGGAGTCCGGGTCGACGAGCCCCGCGGGATCCGAGGCGGAGATGGCGAGGGCGAGCCGCACGTGGTACTCCTCCTCCAGCCGCGTCAACGACGTCTCCGCCCCCATCCCCGTCGCCTCGGGCaccgccacggccgcggccgccggggcCGGTTGCGGAGGCTCGGCCACAGCCGCGGCCAcgaccggtggcggcggcggcagaggcgaATGGGCCGGGCGCCGTTGCCGCGGGCGGTGGTGGTCGGAGGACGGGGCCGCCGCGgtgccagcgccggcgccggagaggTGGAGCTTGCGGAGCAGGTGCTTCATGCGCGACATGG includes:
- the LOC100843063 gene encoding probable serine/threonine-protein kinase SIS8 isoform X2, which encodes MSRMKHLLRKLHLSGAGAGTAAAPSSDHHRPRQRRPAHSPLPPPPPVVAAAVAEPPQPAPAAAAVAVPEATGMGAETSLTRLEEEYHVRLALAISASDPAGLVDPDSVQMRAAERISLGGPAAAPGDRTTMEALSARYWNHNVVNYDEKLWDGFYDVCGAPLDPGFQVKFPSFSSLRAVPVGRDVAYVAILVNRERDPVLKRLEGQVMAIAAQSRAKRGGVASAELVQEIATLVVDAMGGPVEDADRMNREWNKKSRDLCAELNSIALPLGSLRIGLSRHRSLLFKVLADRVNLPCKLVKGICYTGTDEGAINFVKIDFDSAEYIVDLMGAPGTLIPSEISASQFQDSNNSQLSSDAIEESVAELCIALEQVNGVYESRNETGGNSSDRSSVLGLTSPHLEDRSHTENPLKQHTISGDGRSDDTSQQMKVHDTSRYSVPEGVDPQFTQNLHDLLLEGGALLPTGLLSGQNSHDTSNTMEMSKTTSLEDQDTAGWLLVAQTSQSLPKGSATEYSSLASYEDVQYPVENTEAIVRNLDAISSEGQRFGEDSLVNISRSSSANLDKLSCSSIKTISSVMDDVAEYEIPWEDLQIGERIGLGSYGEVYHADWNGTEVAVKKFLDQDLSGVALEQFKCEVRIMSRLRHPNVVLFLGYVTQPPNLSILTEYLPRGSLFRLLHRPNSKVDETRRLKMALDVAKGMNYLHASHPTIVHRDLKSPNLLVDKNWVVKVSDFGMSRLKHHTFLSSKSTAGTPEWMAPEVLRNEPANEMCDVYSFGVILWELATMRVPWSGLNPMQVVGAVGFQNRRLDIPKEVDPVVASIILSCWDNDPSKRPSFSQLLSPLKQLQRLVIAESF
- the LOC100843063 gene encoding probable serine/threonine-protein kinase SIS8 isoform X1; the protein is MSRMKHLLRKLHLSGAGAGTAAAPSSDHHRPRQRRPAHSPLPPPPPVVAAAVAEPPQPAPAAAAVAVPEATGMGAETSLTRLEEEYHVRLALAISASDPAGLVDPDSVQMRAAERISLGGPAAAPGDRTTMEALSARYWNHNVVNYDEKLWDGFYDVCGAPLDPGFQVKFPSFSSLRAVPVGRDVAYVAILVNRERDPVLKRLEGQVMAIAAQSRAKRGGVASAELVQEIATLVVDAMGGPVEDADRMNREWNKKSRDLCAELNSIALPLGSLRIGLSRHRSLLFKVPLSKENNWSNWFQVLADRVNLPCKLVKGICYTGTDEGAINFVKIDFDSAEYIVDLMGAPGTLIPSEISASQFQDSNNSQLSSDAIEESVAELCIALEQVNGVYESRNETGGNSSDRSSVLGLTSPHLEDRSHTENPLKQHTISGDGRSDDTSQQMKVHDTSRYSVPEGVDPQFTQNLHDLLLEGGALLPTGLLSGQNSHDTSNTMEMSKTTSLEDQDTAGWLLVAQTSQSLPKGSATEYSSLASYEDVQYPVENTEAIVRNLDAISSEGQRFGEDSLVNISRSSSANLDKLSCSSIKTISSVMDDVAEYEIPWEDLQIGERIGLGSYGEVYHADWNGTEVAVKKFLDQDLSGVALEQFKCEVRIMSRLRHPNVVLFLGYVTQPPNLSILTEYLPRGSLFRLLHRPNSKVDETRRLKMALDVAKGMNYLHASHPTIVHRDLKSPNLLVDKNWVVKVSDFGMSRLKHHTFLSSKSTAGTPEWMAPEVLRNEPANEMCDVYSFGVILWELATMRVPWSGLNPMQVVGAVGFQNRRLDIPKEVDPVVASIILSCWDNDPSKRPSFSQLLSPLKQLQRLVIAESF